A stretch of DNA from Kazachstania africana CBS 2517 chromosome 3, complete genome:
gtGTAATTGTAATGCCCTCAAATTCTCATGCCAATGCGAATTTAGCAGATAAAGTAATTACAGATAGCAGAAGTCTTGAACAAGAATACAGGCCACTTTCTAGAAGGCCCGTGTCCCTATTTATACGGCGTTCCAGTGCGATTCCATCGCCCGCAGGTAAAGAAGAGGTATTTAGTCCTTACATGGAAATAAATGGCCCGCCTGGGCCTTCAGGTCAACTTCTCTCACCCATTACTCCAGAGAGCATTGCTTCACCAAAGGACTTTACACCTgagaataagaaaaatgacGAAGAGGCGTTTATCTGTCATTATTGTGATGCTAAATTCAAGATAAGAGGATACTTAACGAGACACATCCGAAAACATGCGATTGAAAAGGCCTTTAAATGCCCGTATTTTAATGCTACTCTACCAAAGACCCTGAGATGTCATTCTACGGGAGGATTCTCTCGCCGGGATACTTTCAAGATTCATCTAAAGTCGCGGCATTTCATATTCCCCAACGACGTAAAGGTTCCTAATAAAACACATTCAGGAGGAAATTGTAAACATTGTCAGGGAAGTTTTAGTGACATTGAAACTTGGATTAATGATCATGTTGGTTTGCGTCGATGTAGAGCGATACAGAAAGAAGTATCGGATGATATTATGAAGgacaagaaaaaagtgggtaataaattgaaaatgattaaGACGTCAAATGGTAAGTCTAGATTCATTTCTACACTGGATAGTATAGTCGAGCCAAAAGTATTGTTGAATGAGGATGCCATTGAGGCAATGGCAATTGTGGCAAATAATACCAATCGTTCGGATGTTCTTTTAAAGGATGAACACGATAAATTAGTGTTGAATTCTGCTAATTTTGAAGGTTATAAGAAGCCcaagagaaaatatcaaactAAGAAACGtagattgaaagaagaaaaggagGTGGAGCATACGCAAAATAGTAAGATTTCGACATCTATGCAATTTAATGCGGCAGCATCTTCTGATTTTATTACACCAACTTCAAATACCCCAATGTCGTCATTTTCTAGCCAAGAGAACGTTATCCCGTTGGATTGTGAGCAAGCATCATCTCACTATGACATCCTGCAGGAAGCGTGTGCGACCGCCACGCCCGTTGAACCCATAGAGATATCAATAAATGCTACTTTGGAAAGACAGATGATACCTGCGAAATTAGGTGAGAGACATTTAAACGAGGTGAAACAATATCTAAACTTTTATAATTATTCATTTGATTGTAGTGTATAATAGACTCAATTAGTaagaaataagaaatttgcATTTTAAAAGGAAAGATAGAATAAATACTattgaaataaataaatatatgtaATTGTGTAAGTCATACTAAaaggaaatttttcacttttagAGTTTTTGGCCTGGATGTCTCTTTTCCCAAACAATGTGAGCTGGACCAGTTGGTAATGTGACCATTGAGGTGAAGTCAGATTTTGGAACAGTTTGAGATGGATCAGGGAATTtccatttgaaatttctgatGAAAACTGACATGATCGTACCTAATTGAGCGTAAGCGTAGTGTTCACCAATACATCTGTGTCTACCACCACCGAATGGCAAGTATGGAGAGGAAACACCCTTTGAAATAGCACCGAAACCGTAATCGACTTGTTCACCGTTAGCGTAAGAAGAAGCGGAATCATTATCCCAACGATGTAAGTTGAAGGTTGTTGGTTGAGGGAAGTATTCTTCTTGTAAATGGGTATAACCTGGAGAGACTAAGACGTAGTAACCTTTTGGGACAACGTAAGAAGTGTTTGGGACTTGAATATTTCTCATAACTTTACGGAAAAGGGAATGTAAAGGATGATGTAATCTTAAAACTTCTTTTAACATTTGGTTTAATAGAGGCATTTGttctaataaatcaaaagtTAATTCCTTTTTACCATTATCTAAAACTCTCATTTGTTCTTCGTATAATTCTTGTTGAACGTCAGGTCTTTCAGCCAAATGTAAGAGAGCCCAAGCAGAAGTAGCAGCAGAAGTGTGTTGACCACCCATTAAGACACCgattaataaatttgcaatttcttgatcGGTCATTTTGGTGCCATCTTTATAAgtagaatttttcattaaagaaTCGATTAAATCTCTATCTTGAATGTCATTGTTAGCACGTCTTTCACGGATTAAAGATAAATAAGTATTTGAGATTACTCTTTGAGCATtgtctcttcttcttgtatTTTCTAAAGGAATATTTGGCCAAACGAAATTTAATGGGGTGAAACCTCTATCAAGATCAGTGAAAAGGTAAGCGAAATCTGTATCTAGTTTATCTCTTAATTCTTTACCTAATAAAGTTCTTGAGGCTGTGAAAATAGTCATTTCAGGTTGAGTAACCATGACATCAACTTTACCagaatcattttcattgaatttgaaattttttgaattctttaaatatttttccatttcttcaacGAATAAAGGAACGTATAATCTGAAAGCATCTGAGCTTAGAG
This window harbors:
- the ERG11 gene encoding sterol 14-demethylase (similar to Saccharomyces cerevisiae ERG11 (YHR007C); ancestral locus Anc_5.588); this translates as MSDSTSAVSTSIVSEIFKYANHVVLFFLSLPLAQRLSIIILAPFVYNLSYQFLYSLRKDRPPLVFYWIPWVGSAVSYGTKPYEFFGDCQKKYGDIFSFVLLGRVMTVYLGPKGHEFIFNAKLADVSAEAAYTHLTTPVFGKGVIYDVPNSRLMDQKRFVKGALSSDAFRLYVPLFVEEMEKYLKNSKNFKFNENDSGKVDVMVTQPEMTIFTASRTLLGKELRDKLDTDFAYLFTDLDRGFTPLNFVWPNIPLENTRRRDNAQRVISNTYLSLIRERRANNDIQDRDLIDSLMKNSTYKDGTKMTDQEIANLLIGVLMGGQHTSAATSAWALLHLAERPDVQQELYEEQMRVLDNGKKELTFDLLEQMPLLNQMLKEVLRLHHPLHSLFRKVMRNIQVPNTSYVVPKGYYVLVSPGYTHLQEEYFPQPTTFNLHRWDNDSASSYANGEQVDYGFGAISKGVSSPYLPFGGGRHRCIGEHYAYAQLGTIMSVFIRNFKWKFPDPSQTVPKSDFTSMVTLPTGPAHIVWEKRHPGQKL
- the STP2 gene encoding Stp2p (similar to Saccharomyces cerevisiae STP1 (YDR463W) and STP2 (YHR006W); ancestral locus Anc_5.586), yielding MEGDNTKIDDLSAAVHENSRNGVIVMPSNSHANANLADKVITDSRSLEQEYRPLSRRPVSLFIRRSSAIPSPAGKEEVFSPYMEINGPPGPSGQLLSPITPESIASPKDFTPENKKNDEEAFICHYCDAKFKIRGYLTRHIRKHAIEKAFKCPYFNATLPKTLRCHSTGGFSRRDTFKIHLKSRHFIFPNDVKVPNKTHSGGNCKHCQGSFSDIETWINDHVGLRRCRAIQKEVSDDIMKDKKKVGNKLKMIKTSNGKSRFISTLDSIVEPKVLLNEDAIEAMAIVANNTNRSDVLLKDEHDKLVLNSANFEGYKKPKRKYQTKKRRLKEEKEVEHTQNSKISTSMQFNAAASSDFITPTSNTPMSSFSSQENVIPLDCEQASSHYDILQEACATATPVEPIEISINATLERQMIPAKLGERHLNEVKQYLNFYNYSFDCSV